The Verrucomicrobiota bacterium genome includes a window with the following:
- a CDS encoding universal stress protein, with protein sequence MTKILLCSDGSHYSQVCCQYGSWILSRLAEARLDVLYVSDLRQYEVPLIADLSGSLGIQPYQSILSQLEEIEETKATALLSAAKSVFKDAGQEERIKTHHTTGFLVDRLRDFEEPYDLIMLGKRGEHFETAKEHIGSTIERVVRASSKPCLVTSRSYHPIKRVALAFDGGASSNKALRYIISSGMFRGLEIHVVSVPDDKGEDFALQNLRNAENLLKAAGLTPNCQMLPGIPEDIISTYVQEAGISMLLLGAYGHSRIREFLIGSTTTEMIRRCHIPLMLFR encoded by the coding sequence ATGACCAAAATCCTTCTTTGTTCCGATGGTTCCCACTATAGCCAGGTATGTTGTCAGTACGGATCATGGATATTGTCGCGACTGGCCGAGGCACGGCTTGATGTCCTCTATGTAAGCGATTTGCGCCAGTATGAAGTTCCGCTTATTGCTGATCTCAGTGGTAGTTTGGGTATTCAACCCTATCAATCGATTCTCTCTCAGCTTGAGGAGATAGAAGAAACCAAGGCTACTGCCTTGTTAAGTGCGGCAAAATCCGTGTTCAAAGATGCTGGTCAAGAAGAGCGTATTAAAACCCATCATACTACTGGATTTCTGGTCGATCGATTGCGTGACTTTGAAGAACCCTATGACCTGATTATGCTGGGAAAGCGTGGTGAACACTTCGAAACCGCCAAAGAGCATATTGGCTCCACAATTGAGCGAGTTGTTCGGGCCAGTAGCAAACCTTGCCTGGTGACATCCCGTTCTTATCATCCCATAAAACGAGTCGCACTCGCATTCGATGGTGGAGCAAGCAGTAACAAGGCTCTTCGTTATATTATTTCTTCCGGTATGTTCCGAGGATTAGAAATACATGTTGTAAGTGTTCCTGATGATAAGGGAGAAGACTTCGCCTTGCAAAATTTACGAAATGCGGAAAATCTTCTAAAGGCAGCAGGTCTAACCCCCAATTGCCAAATGTTACCAGGTATTCCTGAGGATATTATTTCCACCTATGTGCAGGAGGCAGGCATTTCCATGCTACTTTTAGGGGCTTATGGTCATAGCAGAATCCGCGAGTTTCTGATTGGAAGCACTACCACCGAAATGATCCGACGCTGTCATATCCCGCTTATGCTTTTCCGCTAG
- the lgt gene encoding prolipoprotein diacylglyceryl transferase, with protein MTVSYEGSDYHLHDWDPFIIQFSENFGIRWYGFSYVLGFLCASWLLAYYFKKGKSPFDKEQQFNVLLILIAGLMLGGRLGYMVLYDLETLAKTPWKIIQVWKGGMASHGGIVGLVAAVAYMSRHHKLPFWRVADITVTLGPAGVFFGRLANYINGELWGTYSTVPWAVVFPDASPYGIPRHPSQLYEAALEGLLLLTYLQWRFWKSRITIARPGQLSGEFFIFYAVVRILGEQFREPDADLILGLSRGAFYSALMLITGIMFVARARRGQTATSGKA; from the coding sequence ATGACAGTTTCATACGAAGGTTCTGATTACCACCTCCACGATTGGGATCCGTTCATCATCCAGTTTTCAGAAAACTTTGGTATCCGCTGGTACGGATTTTCCTATGTTCTGGGATTTTTGTGCGCTTCATGGTTGCTGGCCTATTATTTTAAGAAAGGGAAATCACCCTTCGACAAAGAACAACAATTCAACGTATTGCTGATCCTCATCGCTGGACTGATGCTAGGCGGTCGACTGGGTTACATGGTACTTTATGACTTGGAAACTTTGGCCAAAACGCCCTGGAAAATAATCCAGGTCTGGAAAGGAGGCATGGCAAGCCACGGAGGGATCGTAGGCCTTGTCGCTGCAGTCGCCTATATGTCGCGTCATCACAAACTGCCGTTTTGGAGAGTGGCCGATATCACAGTAACACTCGGTCCGGCAGGTGTTTTTTTTGGAAGACTGGCAAACTACATCAATGGGGAGTTATGGGGCACTTATTCAACCGTTCCCTGGGCGGTCGTCTTTCCTGACGCATCCCCTTACGGCATTCCGCGTCACCCAAGCCAATTGTACGAGGCCGCATTGGAAGGGCTTTTGCTCCTGACTTACTTGCAGTGGCGATTTTGGAAGTCACGCATCACTATCGCCCGACCGGGGCAACTGAGCGGGGAATTCTTCATATTTTACGCCGTTGTGCGAATTTTAGGAGAACAATTCAGGGAACCTGATGCCGACCTGATACTTGGCCTAAGCCGAGGCGCTTTCTATTCAGCACTTATGCTTATTACCGGAATTATGTTTGTTGCCCGAGCTCGAAGAGGGCAAACAGCGACTAGCGGAAAAGCATAA
- a CDS encoding hemolysin family protein, with product MTHLIVAVVLTIGISAFCSVLEAMVLSTSSAETETIRNKYPKRGKLFGQIMEELDDTISAILTLNTVANTAGASVVGTLAADIYGSASVGIVAGLMTFLILIFSEIIPKNLGVAYRSGIQSYSVYPLWLIRILMRPVTFFTRKFVRLLVKEQQTTSAEAEEEIKLLAEKGAKEGKLRHSEANVISNTLTLDDLAIDEIMTPRTVVFALEDDKTLGEIFKEFNNIPFARIPVYKETIDNVIGVVRRRDLLHGMAEGGHDTLLTDMVESALFVPETANGADTLQSFLAKHQQIAIVVDEFGSMTGVVTMEDIIEHILGREIFEKDDVAIDMRELARTKNNQRREKEMKKALQESAPKEDSANS from the coding sequence ATGACTCACCTTATTGTAGCGGTTGTCCTCACGATTGGGATATCGGCTTTCTGTTCCGTGCTTGAGGCAATGGTTCTCAGTACGTCCTCCGCAGAAACAGAGACCATACGCAATAAATACCCAAAGCGGGGAAAACTGTTTGGACAAATTATGGAAGAATTGGATGATACCATTTCCGCAATCCTGACGCTCAATACGGTTGCTAATACAGCGGGAGCGTCCGTCGTTGGGACATTGGCAGCTGATATCTATGGCTCAGCATCCGTAGGAATCGTCGCAGGGCTAATGACCTTTCTTATCCTGATTTTTTCAGAAATAATTCCCAAGAATCTGGGGGTAGCCTACCGTTCAGGGATCCAGTCTTACTCAGTTTATCCACTCTGGCTAATACGCATACTAATGCGGCCAGTGACCTTCTTCACCCGAAAATTCGTACGTCTACTTGTTAAAGAACAACAAACCACGAGTGCAGAAGCGGAGGAGGAAATCAAGCTCCTCGCGGAGAAAGGTGCCAAAGAAGGTAAACTTCGTCACTCCGAAGCAAACGTAATCAGCAACACGCTCACCTTGGATGACTTGGCGATTGACGAAATCATGACGCCGAGGACGGTCGTTTTTGCCCTCGAGGATGATAAAACGTTGGGAGAAATCTTTAAGGAGTTCAACAACATCCCTTTTGCACGAATTCCCGTTTATAAGGAGACCATAGACAATGTTATCGGAGTAGTCCGTCGGCGGGATTTGCTACACGGGATGGCCGAGGGAGGGCACGACACACTTTTAACCGACATGGTTGAAAGCGCTCTATTCGTTCCGGAGACAGCAAACGGAGCTGACACCCTTCAAAGCTTTTTGGCCAAACATCAGCAAATTGCCATAGTTGTCGACGAATTTGGTTCAATGACCGGAGTTGTAACGATGGAAGATATCATCGAACACATCCTTGGCCGGGAAATTTTTGAGAAGGACGATGTAGCGATCGACATGCGAGAGTTGGCACGAACGAAGAACAATCAAAGACGGGAAAAAGAGATGAAGAAAGCCCTTCAAGAAAGTGCGCCCAAAGAGGACTCCGCTAATTCCTGA
- the gcvT gene encoding glycine cleavage system aminomethyltransferase GcvT yields the protein MTSDSLKKTSLHAFHIENGARMVPFGGWDMPVQYTGILAEHQAVRSTAGLFDVSHMGEATILGAGARSFLDHLVTNDVSQMTPGRVIYTPMCYESGTVVDDLLIYCLSETHFLLCINAGNTDKDIDWLMGKAEPFDCMVENVSASFCQLALQGPRAESILQSLVEVPLGDIAYYHFVEGAVCGETAILSRTGYTGESGFEIYASWDQGPVIAQAIFEMGRSEGLVLAGLGCRDSLRLEAGFPLYGHEISDTATPYEGGIGWTVKLKKTSDFIGKDSLLKQKSSGIPRRRIFFTMEDRRIARAGTMIYCGDDVVGEVVSGTQSPILNKPIGSALIKTEFVSSENLEVDLRGKRYAINQAKPPLHKTS from the coding sequence ATGACATCCGACAGCCTGAAGAAAACGTCCCTCCATGCATTTCATATTGAAAATGGCGCTCGTATGGTTCCCTTCGGGGGTTGGGACATGCCTGTGCAATACACAGGAATTCTGGCTGAGCATCAGGCAGTTCGTTCAACTGCTGGGTTATTTGATGTGAGCCATATGGGTGAGGCAACTATTCTGGGAGCAGGAGCCCGGTCCTTTCTCGACCACCTTGTCACCAACGATGTAAGTCAAATGACTCCAGGTCGTGTTATTTACACGCCGATGTGTTACGAGTCGGGAACCGTGGTGGATGATCTCTTGATATACTGCCTTTCGGAAACTCACTTTCTGTTGTGCATTAATGCCGGAAATACGGACAAAGATATAGACTGGTTGATGGGGAAGGCCGAGCCGTTTGATTGTATGGTTGAGAATGTTTCGGCCTCCTTTTGTCAGCTGGCTTTGCAGGGCCCCCGAGCTGAATCGATCTTGCAAAGCTTGGTAGAGGTTCCTCTTGGCGATATCGCTTACTATCACTTTGTTGAGGGAGCCGTTTGTGGCGAGACTGCCATTCTTAGCCGCACTGGCTATACAGGGGAGTCCGGTTTCGAAATCTATGCGTCCTGGGATCAAGGACCGGTAATCGCTCAAGCCATTTTTGAAATGGGGAGATCCGAGGGATTGGTTTTGGCCGGCTTGGGGTGTCGGGACAGTTTACGTTTGGAAGCGGGATTTCCCCTTTATGGCCATGAGATCAGTGATACGGCCACTCCTTACGAAGGCGGGATAGGGTGGACAGTTAAATTAAAAAAGACCTCCGACTTTATCGGCAAAGACTCACTCCTCAAACAAAAGAGCAGCGGGATTCCGCGGCGCAGGATCTTTTTCACTATGGAAGATCGACGAATTGCACGCGCTGGTACGATGATTTATTGTGGGGATGATGTGGTTGGAGAAGTCGTTTCGGGAACTCAGTCACCTATCCTGAACAAACCTATTGGGTCGGCCTTAATTAAAACAGAATTTGTCTCGTCAGAGAATTTGGAAGTCGATTTAAGAGGAAAACGTTACGCCATCAACCAGGCCAAACCACCACTTCACAAAACCAGTTAA
- the gcvH gene encoding glycine cleavage system protein GcvH: protein MSNIPAELKYSKDHEWVKLLDDDTALIGITDYAQSSLGDVTFVELPGEGDSFSKGDSFSVVESVKAASDIYLPVDGEVLEINSPLENSPELINQDPYGAGWLIKFKITDLSGLDTLLSSDEYEQLTAE from the coding sequence ATGAGCAATATCCCCGCTGAGCTGAAATACTCGAAAGACCACGAATGGGTAAAATTGTTAGATGATGATACCGCACTTATTGGTATCACCGATTATGCACAATCCAGTTTAGGAGATGTTACCTTTGTTGAATTACCTGGTGAGGGAGACAGCTTTTCGAAGGGGGATAGTTTCAGTGTGGTTGAATCGGTCAAGGCCGCATCGGATATTTATCTGCCTGTCGACGGCGAGGTCTTGGAGATCAATTCTCCTTTGGAAAATTCTCCCGAACTGATCAATCAAGATCCCTACGGAGCAGGATGGCTGATCAAATTCAAGATCACTGACTTGTCGGGACTGGATACCTTGCTGTCCTCCGATGAGTATGAGCAACTCACGGCAGAGTAG
- a CDS encoding helix-turn-helix domain-containing protein, which yields MKKKNIGSSLDGFLEDEGILEEATARAQKKALVFQLTEVMEETRMSKAELARRTRTSVSQINRLFDPNNDKVQLNTIQKAAHAMGKQVRLELV from the coding sequence ATGAAAAAGAAAAATATTGGTTCATCACTCGATGGATTTCTTGAGGATGAGGGCATCCTTGAAGAGGCAACTGCCCGGGCGCAGAAGAAAGCTCTTGTATTCCAGCTGACTGAAGTCATGGAGGAGACGAGGATGTCAAAGGCGGAACTTGCACGAAGAACGCGCACCAGTGTTTCGCAGATAAATCGTCTTTTCGACCCGAACAATGACAAGGTCCAACTAAATACGATCCAGAAGGCGGCTCATGCTATGGGCAAACAAGTTCGCTTGGAGCTCGTGTAG
- the speA gene encoding biosynthetic arginine decarboxylase produces the protein MQNWSYKKSETLYGFDRWGNGYFSVDESGEVTVTPIADGPSIRITEAMEEAFSRGLKPPLLLRFQDILRDRVEAINQAFVTAIEQESYAGKYQGVFPVKVNQLREVVEEILEAGQPYNFGLEAGSKPELILAMAYIEDSKRLLICNGYKDETYLNLALMAQKLGKNVIIVIEQLDELQSLIKLARKSEIVPSIGIRIKLQSQGEGKWATSSGEKAKFGLTTPEVIAATRQLEEAGLTNALKLVHFHIGSQVPNILTIKNAVTEATRFYCELKKRGFPMGYLDVGGGLGIDYDGSRTNFDSSMNYTMSIYARDVVFNIQSVCQQSQVPVPDIISESGRAIVAPHSVLILEVFNRITRHEHRTSITPKTKSKHKIIEDLEYSLNNESDQTPLERYHDALQKRDEAFSLFNLGYLDLDTRAEAESIYCKICKEVVADIPKKGYQHEELMELRSSMVDQYVCNFSVFQSLLDHWALNQLFPVAPIHRHLEKPTVDAIIVDITCDSDGKISKFIDLEDELTDILPLHPLSDKPYYLGIFLLGAYQDIMGDMHNLFSKVPEAHVFLEDDEEDGFYIEEIIPGASNKDVLELTQYHSHDLTRKIKKQIDKATKSDKIRPREGMQLLNFYQKTLENTMYLEFE, from the coding sequence ATGCAAAACTGGAGTTACAAAAAATCCGAGACACTCTACGGCTTCGATCGATGGGGAAACGGCTATTTTTCGGTGGATGAATCGGGGGAGGTTACTGTCACACCCATAGCAGACGGACCATCGATTCGAATTACGGAAGCCATGGAGGAAGCGTTCAGCCGAGGATTGAAACCGCCCTTACTGCTGAGGTTTCAGGATATTCTGCGGGATCGGGTAGAAGCGATCAACCAAGCCTTTGTTACCGCGATTGAGCAGGAGAGCTATGCCGGGAAGTACCAGGGCGTCTTTCCCGTAAAGGTAAACCAACTACGTGAAGTTGTTGAGGAAATATTGGAAGCCGGCCAACCCTACAACTTCGGCCTGGAGGCAGGAAGCAAGCCGGAGCTGATACTTGCGATGGCTTATATAGAAGATTCGAAACGTCTACTGATCTGCAATGGCTACAAAGACGAGACCTACCTCAACCTTGCCTTGATGGCTCAGAAACTGGGTAAAAACGTCATTATTGTGATAGAACAGCTAGACGAGCTACAGTCCTTGATCAAGCTAGCCAGGAAATCAGAAATTGTACCCTCCATTGGTATAAGGATCAAACTACAGTCACAGGGGGAAGGAAAATGGGCAACATCGAGTGGTGAAAAGGCGAAATTTGGACTGACAACGCCAGAAGTAATCGCAGCTACAAGACAGTTGGAAGAAGCAGGGCTTACCAATGCACTCAAGCTAGTCCATTTTCACATCGGTTCGCAGGTCCCGAATATCTTGACGATTAAGAACGCCGTCACTGAGGCAACACGCTTCTACTGTGAATTGAAGAAAAGGGGATTCCCCATGGGTTACCTGGATGTCGGAGGAGGACTGGGGATTGATTACGACGGCAGCCGGACCAACTTTGATAGCTCAATGAACTACACCATGTCCATTTATGCCCGGGACGTGGTTTTTAATATTCAATCAGTCTGCCAGCAATCGCAGGTACCCGTACCCGACATCATTTCCGAAAGTGGGCGTGCCATCGTTGCCCCACACTCTGTCCTGATCCTGGAGGTCTTCAATAGAATCACCAGACATGAGCACCGGACCTCGATCACACCGAAAACCAAATCCAAGCATAAAATAATTGAAGATCTGGAGTATAGCCTCAACAACGAATCGGACCAAACACCTCTAGAACGCTACCACGATGCACTACAGAAAAGAGACGAGGCTTTCTCGTTATTCAACCTGGGATACCTCGACCTTGATACCAGGGCCGAGGCGGAATCGATTTACTGTAAGATTTGCAAAGAAGTCGTGGCGGATATACCGAAAAAAGGATACCAGCATGAAGAGCTGATGGAGCTTAGGAGTTCGATGGTAGATCAGTATGTGTGCAACTTTTCGGTATTTCAATCCCTCCTGGATCATTGGGCCTTGAATCAATTATTTCCAGTTGCGCCCATTCATAGACATTTGGAAAAGCCAACGGTCGACGCCATCATCGTAGACATCACCTGCGACAGCGATGGAAAGATTTCAAAGTTCATAGACCTGGAGGATGAATTGACCGACATCCTGCCACTGCATCCCTTGTCCGATAAACCATACTATCTGGGTATATTTTTATTGGGGGCTTACCAGGACATCATGGGAGACATGCACAATCTTTTCAGCAAAGTTCCGGAAGCTCACGTATTTCTGGAAGACGATGAAGAGGATGGATTTTATATTGAGGAAATAATTCCCGGAGCCAGCAATAAGGATGTTCTGGAACTCACCCAGTACCATTCGCACGATCTTACCCGTAAGATTAAAAAGCAGATCGATAAGGCAACCAAGTCCGACAAAATCCGCCCCCGCGAGGGCATGCAATTACTCAATTTCTATCAGAAAACGCTCGAGAATACCATGTATCTGGAATTCGAGTAA
- the yajC gene encoding preprotein translocase subunit YajC — protein METIINNLFLPLFAQAGPNSSMMIVFWFLILGAMWFFLVAPQRKKQKEHVKLIDALTTGDEIITASGIYGTITNVKDDRFVVRIAENTKVEIQKSFVQGKIESGAAK, from the coding sequence ATGGAGACAATAATTAACAATCTTTTTCTTCCGCTTTTTGCGCAGGCAGGACCAAATAGTTCGATGATGATCGTATTTTGGTTTCTTATCCTGGGTGCCATGTGGTTCTTTTTGGTGGCTCCTCAGCGTAAAAAACAGAAGGAACACGTTAAATTGATTGATGCCTTAACTACCGGTGACGAAATAATCACAGCCTCTGGGATTTATGGAACCATTACGAATGTTAAAGATGATCGCTTTGTTGTGCGGATCGCTGAAAACACGAAAGTGGAAATCCAGAAGAGCTTTGTTCAGGGCAAGATTGAGTCTGGCGCTGCCAAATAA
- the secD gene encoding protein translocase subunit SecD, with amino-acid sequence MNGSTTWKLILSALIVITAVLYLIPYQDTEFKEYILAECNQDEAFTSLVNEAEGAYQNEEYHSVYIALREIALNRDIDLSQYFPELILESSLRNTERRNEVLLEELLKRSKSKLQPGLDLKGGVVFVFELDIPANASDYEKQGDLSKAIEIIGKRINSLGVTEPVIRTSGDNRIEVQLPGQSTKDNPELENTISKPARLEFKQVHRTAYPTGPKDLNAPVGYEVKALKSEDRNGVVNTSYLFIKRIPDIKGDAIDEARAAMAEFGGFEIRMDFTSKGGKQFEQLTREISSGNNQNSVGRLAITLDGELLTAPSVQATIAGGSARITGSFTQREAEEIANGLNNPLDVKLRIAEMYEIGPTMAQDSVNSGKQAFIIGAALVVFFMLLYYMIAGLVALISVAINLVVVLGTLSSFGATLTLPGIAALVLTVGMAVDANILIYERMREELRAGKTLKNALLGGFEKAFSTIVDANLTTLITAFILMYFGTGPVKGFGVTLAVGIGATLFGALLVSRVFLDLLINTELVKRMLTVSLFKEKTTIDFLAFRKYAFIASWILVAIGISAAVVNRDKIAGIDFTGGDEVSLHFKHELSVTEIESIAGNLGIGEVNVTLNTPLSANAKPVLKIATPFEQGNPLMEALFAAYPDNGLEEIGTNQIGPTVGKEILINTFYSMAIALVFILLYVALRFEVGFGVGAVVATIHDLLMTIGIFVLFGNQFSAPMVAALLMIVGYSLNDTIVVFDRIREELDMNPGLSLKQVINLAINRTLSRTILTSITTLLVTVSLLIFGTGIIRDFAFTFVVGILTGTFSSIFIASPVFYAWHKEDRRRVESHADRLPSYEWEAGNKAKP; translated from the coding sequence ATGAACGGTAGTACTACCTGGAAACTCATCCTATCTGCGTTGATTGTAATCACCGCAGTTCTTTATCTCATTCCTTATCAGGATACTGAATTCAAGGAATACATTCTTGCGGAATGTAATCAGGATGAAGCCTTTACTTCTCTTGTGAACGAGGCAGAAGGAGCCTATCAGAACGAGGAGTATCACAGTGTTTATATAGCACTTCGTGAGATTGCCTTAAACCGCGATATCGATCTCTCTCAATACTTTCCTGAGCTTATTCTGGAATCGAGTCTACGCAATACTGAGCGCCGAAATGAGGTACTCCTGGAGGAGTTGCTCAAACGTTCCAAATCGAAACTACAACCAGGTCTCGATCTTAAGGGAGGAGTAGTGTTTGTCTTCGAGCTTGATATTCCTGCAAATGCGTCTGACTACGAAAAGCAAGGCGATCTTTCGAAGGCGATTGAGATCATCGGTAAGCGTATTAATTCCCTCGGGGTTACCGAGCCGGTTATTAGAACTTCGGGCGACAACCGCATTGAAGTGCAGTTACCAGGGCAATCAACCAAAGATAATCCTGAATTGGAAAACACCATCAGTAAACCAGCTCGGCTCGAGTTTAAGCAGGTCCATCGTACGGCTTACCCCACAGGGCCCAAGGACCTGAATGCGCCGGTTGGGTATGAAGTTAAAGCGCTCAAGAGCGAAGATAGGAACGGAGTCGTAAACACCAGTTACTTGTTCATTAAACGCATTCCCGATATTAAAGGTGATGCGATTGATGAAGCCAGGGCTGCTATGGCCGAATTTGGTGGTTTTGAGATTCGGATGGATTTTACTTCGAAAGGCGGCAAACAATTCGAACAACTTACCCGGGAAATTTCCAGTGGGAACAATCAAAACAGCGTTGGACGGTTAGCTATTACTTTAGATGGTGAACTGTTAACTGCTCCAAGCGTTCAAGCTACCATAGCTGGAGGTTCTGCTCGTATCACCGGTTCGTTTACTCAACGTGAGGCCGAAGAAATAGCCAACGGATTGAACAACCCTCTCGATGTGAAACTTCGCATTGCCGAGATGTATGAAATCGGCCCCACCATGGCTCAAGATTCTGTCAATTCTGGTAAACAAGCCTTCATAATCGGCGCGGCTCTTGTCGTGTTCTTCATGTTACTTTATTACATGATTGCCGGTCTTGTTGCCCTGATCTCGGTGGCAATAAACCTGGTGGTTGTTCTTGGAACGCTTTCAAGCTTTGGCGCAACCCTGACCCTTCCGGGTATCGCTGCGCTAGTGCTCACCGTCGGAATGGCAGTAGATGCGAATATACTGATTTACGAGCGCATGCGTGAAGAGCTGCGTGCGGGCAAGACCCTGAAGAATGCGTTGCTGGGTGGTTTCGAGAAAGCCTTTTCAACCATCGTAGATGCCAATTTGACGACCCTTATCACCGCTTTCATTTTGATGTATTTTGGAACCGGACCCGTAAAAGGATTCGGTGTCACCCTCGCAGTCGGAATTGGCGCTACCTTGTTTGGTGCTTTGTTGGTGAGTCGTGTTTTCCTTGATTTGCTGATCAATACTGAGCTCGTAAAACGCATGCTGACGGTGTCTCTTTTTAAGGAGAAAACGACCATCGATTTTCTGGCGTTTCGGAAATATGCATTTATTGCATCATGGATTCTTGTAGCTATAGGAATTTCAGCGGCTGTTGTTAATCGAGACAAGATTGCTGGAATTGATTTCACCGGAGGAGATGAAGTTTCACTTCACTTCAAGCACGAACTAAGCGTTACTGAAATTGAATCGATTGCAGGCAACCTGGGTATAGGCGAAGTAAATGTGACGTTGAATACACCTTTGAGTGCCAATGCAAAGCCCGTATTGAAAATTGCCACGCCGTTTGAGCAAGGTAATCCATTAATGGAAGCACTATTTGCTGCTTATCCGGATAATGGACTTGAGGAGATTGGCACCAATCAAATTGGTCCCACTGTAGGTAAGGAAATTTTGATTAACACCTTTTATTCCATGGCCATCGCATTGGTGTTTATCCTGCTCTACGTGGCGTTGCGTTTTGAGGTTGGTTTTGGCGTAGGCGCGGTCGTTGCGACCATACACGATTTATTAATGACTATCGGCATTTTTGTTCTCTTTGGGAACCAGTTTTCTGCTCCGATGGTAGCGGCACTCCTGATGATCGTCGGTTATTCATTGAATGATACGATTGTGGTATTTGACCGGATACGTGAAGAGTTGGATATGAATCCCGGGCTGTCTTTGAAACAAGTTATTAACTTGGCCATTAACAGAACGCTTTCCCGAACCATCCTCACATCGATAACCACGCTACTGGTTACCGTATCGTTGCTAATCTTTGGTACCGGAATCATCCGTGATTTTGCGTTCACCTTTGTTGTCGGAATTCTGACCGGAACGTTTTCATCCATTTTCATCGCGAGTCCGGTATTTTATGCCTGGCATAAGGAGGATCGTCGCAGGGTTGAATCACACGCAGATCGGCTGCCAAGTTACGAGTGGGAAGCAGGCAACAAGGCAAAACCATAA